TACATAGTCTCGATGTCCGTCAAGAGGAAGGAACCGGGGATGAAGCGAACGCGATGGATTTGGCGGCCGGCGTCATCTCCAAGGTGATGGCGCTTCAGGATCAAAATCCGCAAAGTCCGATGTACGGCCATTGGCCGCTCAATCTGGGCGAAGATCCGGCCGCCGCAAAGCCCAATGCGCTGCCGGTGGAGCTGATGGGCTGCCTGGTCGCTTTGTTCTACTCCCGGTACGGCAGGGAACTGCCGCCCCAGCTGAAAAGCGATCTCAGCCTCGCCCTGACGCATATATACCAAAGCGAAGTGTACCGCAAGCCGCTGCAGCAGATGAACCATCATGAGGCGAAGCATACGGCGCTCAAAATGCTGCTCGGCCATCTGTTCGACGACCGGGAGCTGCTGAGCGAAGGCATCGATTGCGCCAGGCGGATGCTTGCGCACGTCCGGCGTTACGGCTTTAAGGAGTACGGCTCTCTGCCGTGGCACTGGCATTGGATCCAGGCGTTCACATGCGTATGGGAGGTCGTGGATGATACCGGAGCAAGGGCGGTCGCGGAGGAAATGCTCGTTTATTTGTGGGAGCTGCGGGCGGACTATTACCTGAAAGGCATCTGGGCGGGCCCCCATTCCCGTGAATGGCCGCACGATGCGCCGCGGGACAACAATACGCTGATGGATTACATCCAGTTCGGAGACTTTCCCGAACCCGTGGACATCCCCCGCTTGGAGGGGGCAGGGCTTTATGCATATCAAATTCCGGAATATGTTAAGAACAAAGCCGTAAACCGCAGCGGCGAAACCGAGCTCCGCCGAACGATCCTCATCACGGACGCGGAAGGCAAGGACATCGAGGAAGTCCACAGCTATACGTTCATCACTCCGTCGTATGCCGCCGGCGGCATGTATGAACGGCGCGAGGAATTCGACAACGAGCAGCACCGCTGGGATATTTCGCTCCCGCTTACGACGGTGACCTCGGGGGTCAATCAGGCTTACTTTTTCCATCCCGGCAAAAAATATAAAGAAGGCGACGACCGGCACGCCAGCGACTTCGGCGAAGTGCTGCTGCATCAAAGCACGGCGGTCGCACTGTACGCGCTGCCTTCCGAAGCCGATAACCGGATCGTCGGCTGCTTGCCGCCCGGCGAATGGGTGTTCGAGTCATCCGCAGGCTTCGGCCTGATCGGCGATGTATACATTGCCTACAGCACGATGCAGCCAGCGTGGACGGAACAGAAGCCGGACCGGGTATCCGTTCGGAGCGAAGGGGCAATCCATGGCGTGGTGATGGAGGCGCTCAGTCGGGAGGAAGCCCGGACGCTCGGGATCGCCTCGCTGCAGCAGCTCCGCGACCGTTGGATGAGCCGGGCGCCTCTATTCCATACGTTTGCTGCGGCAGACAAGCCGCTGACGGAATTGACGGTGAACCATACGACGCTTCGCGGAGCGGAACTTTTTCTCGGGCTTGCGGTGCAGCATGACAGCGACAAAGGCTGCCGATTGATTCGCCGGGAACGGACGATTCAAGGCAGCCCCGTAACGTTTGAACAATATCGTATTTAACGGCCGTTTCAAAATGGCTTAAGGGCGCTCGTCAGCCTGCCGGCGGGCGCCTCTTTCTTTGGTCAACATCGTCACCGTGATGCCCCTGGCAATAAGCACTTCGCCCTCCGGCACGTACCCGTGTTTCATATACAGCTCCATGGCCGGCACGTTCCGCGTTCCCGTCGACACTTCGATAGGCATGCCCGGCGGGATGCGCCGCTCGATCTCTTCCAAAAGCCCGGTCGCGACGCCGCGGCGGAAATGCTCCGGATGCACCATCATGCGGGTGATGGCGGCTTGTTCTGCAGAAACGTCATACGCCGCCGCTCCGATCAGCGCGCCGTCCTCGTAACAGCCGATAAACGTCTCCTTGGACTTCTGAATCGTTTGGATCGAATCCGTAAGCGGCGGAATTTCGCAGAAGCCGATCAGCTTCGCCTCCACTTCGTACGATTTGATCTGCAGCGTGAGCAGTTCCAGCACCGCAGTATGGTCGCTTACATCTATCGGCCGGATGAGCAAAAGCCTCTCCCTTTCGTGGATAAATAAAGTGGCACACCTTCTTCCAAAATGAGGAAGCGATGTACCACTCATTGTATCACATTATCGTTTCAACTTCTCCATGATCAGTTTGTTGACGAGCCCCGGGTTCGCTTTGCCTTTGGACTCCTTCATGACCTGACCGACGAGGAAGCCGATCGCTTTGTCTTTGCCCGCCTGGAAATCGGCGACGGACTGCGGGTTGTTCGCGATCACCTGATCGACGATCGCCGCGATGGCGCCTTCGTCGCTGATCTGCACGAGGCCTTGTTCTTCTACGATCTTCTGCGGCTCCTTGCCGGTTTCGAGCATCGTTTTGAACACGGTTTTGGCGATTTTGCTGCTGATCGTGCCTTTCTCGATCAGCCCGATCATCTCGCCGAGCCCTTTGCCGCTAATTTTCACTTCATCCAGCTCGAGATTGTTCGCGTTCAGGTAGCCGAGCAGGTCGCCCATGATCCAGTTGGCGGCCGCTTTCGCGTCCTTCGTATAATTCAGGCTTTCCTCAAAAAAGTTCGCCAGTTTCATCGAAGCGGTAATGACTTCGGCATCGTAGCTCGGCAGACCGAGCTCGCTCACGTAGCGGGCTTTGCGCGCATCCGGCAGCTCCGGGATGGAGGCTCGGACGCGGTCCTTCCACTCGTCGTCGATGTGCAGCCGGACGAGGTCCGGGTCCGGGAAGTAGCGGTAGTCGTGCGCCTGCTCCTTGCCGCGCATCGAGAACGTCTTGCCCTGCGCTTCGTCCCAGCGGCGTGTCTCCTGCACGACTTTGCCGCCGCTGTCCAGCACGTCGGCCTGGCGCCACTGCTCGTATTCGAGGCCGCGCTGCACGCCGCGGAACGAGTTCATGTTTTTCAGCTCGGCCTTCGTGCCGAACTCCTTCTGCCCGTACGGACGCAGGCTGATGTTGGCGTCGCAGCGCAGCGAGCCTTCCTCCATCTTGACGTCGGAGACGTCGCAGTAGAGCATGATGGCGCGCAGCTTCTCGAGGTACGCCTTCGCTTCCTCCGGCGTGCGGATGTCCGGCTCGGAGACGATTTCGATCAGCGGCGTGCCGACGCGGTTGAAATCGACGAGCGACGCGTAGCCGCCGTCGACGTGCGTCAGCTTGCCCGCGTCTTCCTCCAGATGCACGCGGGTGATGCCGATCCGCTTCGTTTCGCCGTCTACTTCGATGTCGATCCAGCCGTGCTCGCCGATCGGCTTGTCGTATTGCGAGATTTGATACGCCTTGGGCGAATCGGGGTAAAAGTAGTTTTTCCGGTCGAATTTGCTCTCTGTCGCAATTTGACAGTTAAGCGCCATCGCCGCTTTCATCGCGTACTCGACCGCCTGCCGGTTGAGCACCGGGAGCACGCCCGGGTAGCCGAGGCACACCGGGCACGTATGGGTATTCGGCGGCGCCCCGAATTCGGTCGAGCAGCCGCAAAAGATTTTCGACTTCGTGTGCAGCTCCACGTGCACCTCAAGGCCGATCACCGTTTCGTATTTCGTTTGTGTCGCTGACATGCGGAACACTCCTAACAGTTTTTTAGCGTCTTACAGCGCCGGACGCTGCTTATGGAAATCCGTGTTCTGCTCGTAGGCGTGAGCCGCGCGCAGCACGGTCGATTCATCCAAAGGTTTGCCGATGATTTGCAGACCCACCGGCATGCCGTCCGCAAAACCGCACGGTACGCTGATGGCCGGCACTCCGGCGAGGTTGACCGGAATCGTCAAAATATCGTTCAGGTACATCGTCAGCGGATCTTTCGTCTGCGAGCCGATTTTGAACGCCGGTGTCGGCGCGGTCGGACCGACGATGACGTCGTATTTGGCAAAGACATTGTCGAAATCCTGCTTGATGAGCGTGCGCACCTTTTGCGCTTTCAAGTAGTATGCGTCGTAATAGCCGGAGCTGAGCGCGTACGTGCCGAGCATGATGCGGCGCTTCACTTCCGGCCCGAAGCCCTGGCTGCGCGACTTGTGGTACAGGTCGAGCAGATTGGCCGGATTTTCCGCACGCACGCCGTATCGTACGCCGTCAAACCGCGCCAGGTTCGAGGACGCTTCCGACGAAGCGAGCAAATAATATGTCGCGACGGCGTATTCGGAATGCGGCATCGATACTTCCTCGACGATCGCGCCTTGAGCTTCCAGCACTTTCAGCGCGGTCTGCACGGCGTCCTTTACCTTCGGATCGATGCCTTGGCCGAGGTATTCCTTCGGCACGGCGACGCGAAGCCCTTTCACGTCTCCGGTCAGCGCGCTGACGTAATCCGGGATGTCCACCTTGGCCGAGGTCGAATCCATCGGATCGTAGCCGGCGATCGCCTGCAGCAAATAGGCGCAATCTTCGACGTTTTTCGTCAGCGGTCCGATCTGATCGAGCGACGACGCGAAGGCGACGAGGCCGAAGCGCGAAACGAGGCCGTACGTCGGCTTCATACCGACGATGCCGCAATACGAGGCAGGCTGGCGGATCGAGCCGCCGGTGTCGGAGCCGAGCGAGAAGTACACTTCGCCGGCCGCCACCGCCGCCGCCGAGCCGCCGCTGGAACCGCCGGGCACGTAGTCCAGGTTCCACGGGTTATGCGTCGGATGGAAGCTTGAGTTTTCGTTCGAGCCGCCCATCGCGAATTCGTCCATGTTCAGCTTCCCGATCGTGACGGCCTGCGCGTCCTTCAGCTTTTTCACCACGGTGGCGTCGTAGATGGGATTGAAATTTTTCAGGAACTGGCTCGCGCACGTGGTGGTGAGCCCTTCCGTCACGATGTTGTCCTTGATCCCGATCGGCAGGCCGAACAGCAGCCCTTTGACATCTCCGCCGGACTGCTTGTCCAGCTGCTGCGCGGCGCTGCGGGCCCGCTCCTCGTCCAAAGTCAAAAACGCCTTCACTTTGCCGTCCACCTGGCCGATTCTGCGCAGCGCTTCGTCCACAAGGTCCGTTACGGTCAATTCTTTGCCGTGAAGGCGGTTATGTATTTCTTGCAATTTCAAATCGAATAAAGACAAAACGGCGTCCTCCTTCAAGTTTTTTGCCCGGGAAATCCCCGGAAGCAAGCTTCATAAACATCCGCAACGCTATTCGCTATTCCAGCACCGCTGGCACTTTGATTTGTCCGTCCTCTTCGTCCGGGGCATTTTGCATCACTTTATCGAGCGGCAGGGAAGGCCTTACTTCGTCCTCGCGCATCACGTTGAAAAGCGGCATGACGTGGCTCGTCGGCTCTACATGATCGGTGTCCAGCTTGTTCAACTGCTCCGCATATTTCAAAATCGCATTGAGCTGCTCCGTGAACTGCTGCTTCTCGTCGTCGGTAAGCTCCAAACGGGCCAAATTGGCCACATGTTCGACATCCTTGATCGTAATACTCAAGTAAATCCCTTCCTTCCTGATACAATCATCTTTTCATTATATATTAAACCGAACGGGGAACTCAATCGCCTGGCTTTTGAACCCGCGCAAAAAAAGAGCCGTTCCTTCGCGGAACGGCGTTTTCGTGGAATGGCGA
The window above is part of the Paenibacillus hamazuiensis genome. Proteins encoded here:
- a CDS encoding GNAT family N-acetyltransferase codes for the protein MLIRPIDVSDHTAVLELLTLQIKSYEVEAKLIGFCEIPPLTDSIQTIQKSKETFIGCYEDGALIGAAAYDVSAEQAAITRMMVHPEHFRRGVATGLLEEIERRIPPGMPIEVSTGTRNVPAMELYMKHGYVPEGEVLIARGITVTMLTKERGARRQADERP
- the gatA gene encoding Asp-tRNA(Asn)/Glu-tRNA(Gln) amidotransferase subunit GatA; translated protein: MSLFDLKLQEIHNRLHGKELTVTDLVDEALRRIGQVDGKVKAFLTLDEERARSAAQQLDKQSGGDVKGLLFGLPIGIKDNIVTEGLTTTCASQFLKNFNPIYDATVVKKLKDAQAVTIGKLNMDEFAMGGSNENSSFHPTHNPWNLDYVPGGSSGGSAAAVAAGEVYFSLGSDTGGSIRQPASYCGIVGMKPTYGLVSRFGLVAFASSLDQIGPLTKNVEDCAYLLQAIAGYDPMDSTSAKVDIPDYVSALTGDVKGLRVAVPKEYLGQGIDPKVKDAVQTALKVLEAQGAIVEEVSMPHSEYAVATYYLLASSEASSNLARFDGVRYGVRAENPANLLDLYHKSRSQGFGPEVKRRIMLGTYALSSGYYDAYYLKAQKVRTLIKQDFDNVFAKYDVIVGPTAPTPAFKIGSQTKDPLTMYLNDILTIPVNLAGVPAISVPCGFADGMPVGLQIIGKPLDESTVLRAAHAYEQNTDFHKQRPAL
- the gatB gene encoding Asp-tRNA(Asn)/Glu-tRNA(Gln) amidotransferase subunit GatB, with translation MSATQTKYETVIGLEVHVELHTKSKIFCGCSTEFGAPPNTHTCPVCLGYPGVLPVLNRQAVEYAMKAAMALNCQIATESKFDRKNYFYPDSPKAYQISQYDKPIGEHGWIDIEVDGETKRIGITRVHLEEDAGKLTHVDGGYASLVDFNRVGTPLIEIVSEPDIRTPEEAKAYLEKLRAIMLYCDVSDVKMEEGSLRCDANISLRPYGQKEFGTKAELKNMNSFRGVQRGLEYEQWRQADVLDSGGKVVQETRRWDEAQGKTFSMRGKEQAHDYRYFPDPDLVRLHIDDEWKDRVRASIPELPDARKARYVSELGLPSYDAEVITASMKLANFFEESLNYTKDAKAAANWIMGDLLGYLNANNLELDEVKISGKGLGEMIGLIEKGTISSKIAKTVFKTMLETGKEPQKIVEEQGLVQISDEGAIAAIVDQVIANNPQSVADFQAGKDKAIGFLVGQVMKESKGKANPGLVNKLIMEKLKR
- the gatC gene encoding Asp-tRNA(Asn)/Glu-tRNA(Gln) amidotransferase subunit GatC gives rise to the protein MSITIKDVEHVANLARLELTDDEKQQFTEQLNAILKYAEQLNKLDTDHVEPTSHVMPLFNVMREDEVRPSLPLDKVMQNAPDEEDGQIKVPAVLE